The following are encoded in a window of Novosphingobium sp. ZN18A2 genomic DNA:
- the ruvB gene encoding Holliday junction branch migration DNA helicase RuvB, translated as MDEDDRLMSPARRAEDPDAALRPKSLADFVGQAAAKDNLRVFIESAKSRGEAMDHTLFFGPPGLGKTTLAQIVARELGVGFRATSGPVIAKSGDLAAILTNLEAGDVLFIDEIHRLNPVVEEVLYPAMEDRALDLIIGEGPSARSVRIDLPEFTLIGATTRQGLLTTPLRDRFGIPVRLNFYTVPELERVVSRGAALLGIGMDKGGATEIARRARGTPRVAGRLLRRVRDFAHVAGNSTVTSAVADDALTRLEVDSLGLDAQDRRYLTMIADIYKGGPVGVETLAAGLSEPRDTIEDVIEPYLIQLGLVARTARGRCLNDRGWQHLGLSAPSGGQAGLFDGGK; from the coding sequence ATGGACGAAGACGACCGCCTGATGTCCCCCGCGCGCCGGGCCGAAGACCCCGATGCCGCGCTGCGGCCGAAGTCGCTTGCCGATTTCGTGGGTCAGGCGGCGGCGAAGGACAACCTGCGCGTTTTCATCGAAAGCGCGAAGTCGCGCGGCGAAGCGATGGACCACACGCTGTTCTTCGGCCCGCCCGGCCTTGGCAAGACCACGCTTGCCCAGATCGTTGCGCGCGAACTGGGCGTGGGCTTTCGCGCCACCAGCGGGCCGGTGATCGCCAAGTCGGGCGATCTTGCGGCAATCCTTACAAACCTTGAGGCGGGCGACGTCCTGTTCATCGACGAGATTCACCGGCTGAATCCGGTGGTGGAGGAAGTGCTCTATCCGGCGATGGAGGACCGCGCGCTCGATCTTATCATCGGTGAAGGCCCGTCCGCCCGGTCGGTGCGGATCGACCTGCCCGAATTTACGCTGATCGGCGCCACGACGCGGCAAGGGCTGCTCACCACGCCGCTGCGCGACCGTTTCGGCATACCGGTGCGGCTGAACTTCTATACCGTGCCCGAACTGGAACGCGTGGTATCGCGCGGGGCGGCGCTGCTGGGTATCGGTATGGACAAGGGCGGCGCGACAGAGATTGCGCGGCGCGCACGCGGGACGCCGCGCGTTGCCGGACGGCTGCTGCGCCGGGTGCGCGATTTTGCGCACGTGGCTGGAAACAGCACCGTGACCAGCGCCGTCGCGGACGATGCACTGACCCGGCTGGAAGTGGATTCGCTGGGGCTGGACGCGCAGGACAGGCGCTATCTCACCATGATCGCGGATATCTATAAAGGCGGTCCGGTGGGCGTGGAAACGCTGGCCGCCGGCCTTTCGGAACCGCGCGACACGATCGAAGACGTGATCGAACCCTACCTGATCCAGCTTGGCCTGGTCGCGCGCACCGCAAGGGGGCGCTGCCTGAACGATCGCGGCTGGCAGCACCTGGGACTCAGCGCGCCTTCGGGCGGGCAGGCCGGGCTGTTCGACGGCGGCAAGTAA
- a CDS encoding DsrE family protein has protein sequence MHKLMIAALAAAAFAASPAMAQDMSKFHEGPVFKDFGKIADVESDMPIPPGTVLKAMFEEGKGADPGKVNRTFDSIGRYINMNVAAGVPEDYVQVALVVHGTAGFDVTNAAAYAKKYPGKENPNAPIIAALLAHGVKIYICGQSSAALGIAKADLLPGVKMALSAMTAETLLQQQGYHLIP, from the coding sequence ATGCACAAGCTGATGATCGCGGCGCTTGCCGCGGCGGCATTCGCGGCCAGCCCGGCGATGGCGCAGGACATGTCGAAGTTCCACGAAGGCCCGGTTTTCAAGGACTTCGGCAAGATCGCCGATGTCGAAAGCGATATGCCCATTCCGCCGGGAACCGTGCTGAAAGCCATGTTCGAGGAAGGCAAGGGCGCCGATCCGGGCAAGGTCAACCGCACGTTCGACAGCATCGGGCGCTATATCAACATGAACGTCGCCGCCGGCGTGCCCGAAGACTATGTGCAAGTGGCGCTGGTCGTTCACGGCACGGCGGGGTTCGATGTGACGAACGCGGCGGCCTATGCAAAGAAATATCCGGGCAAGGAGAACCCCAACGCCCCGATTATCGCCGCGCTTCTGGCCCATGGCGTGAAGATTTATATCTGCGGGCAAAGCTCCGCCGCGCTGGGCATCGCCAAGGCGGACCTGCTGCCCGGCGTGAAGATGGCGCTTTCCGCGATGACGGCCGAAACCCTGCTGCAACAGCAGGGCTATCACCTGATCCCGTGA
- a CDS encoding PEP-CTERM sorting domain-containing protein (PEP-CTERM proteins occur, often in large numbers, in the proteomes of bacteria that also encode an exosortase, a predicted intramembrane cysteine proteinase. The presence of a PEP-CTERM domain at a protein's C-terminus predicts cleavage within the sorting domain, followed by covalent anchoring to some some component of the (usually Gram-negative) cell surface. Many PEP-CTERM proteins exhibit an unusual sequence composition that includes large numbers of potential glycosylation sites. Expression of one such protein has been shown restore the ability of a bacterium to form floc, a type of biofilm.), with product MPEPPMILLFGAGAAMLVARQRRGAKKAAAAK from the coding sequence GTGCCCGAACCGCCGATGATCCTGCTGTTCGGCGCGGGTGCGGCGATGCTCGTCGCCCGCCAGCGCCGCGGCGCGAAGAAGGCTGCGGCGGCGAAGTAA
- a CDS encoding DMT family transporter gives MPSLPRQSLPILAAILGLGTYGVMDGFMKAAAIAAGAYSATFFRNMIGAGIMAGPWLWRARSLPGPDALRIHALRGAVTGVMAVLFFYGLARTPMAEAMGLTFTAPLVALYLAAALLHEPVGGRAIAGSLLALGGVGVIAQGKFTGAYDAESVKGLGAILVSSMLYAVNLVLQRKQAQLAAPQEIAFFQALFVTAFLGLGAPLLAHVPSSETWGYIVAGAALAGISQLLLSWAYARAEAQVLVPMEYTAFVWAALVGWIGFAEPLTWRTLAGVALIVAGCLHAARKVRVPA, from the coding sequence GTGCCAAGCCTTCCGCGCCAGTCCCTGCCGATTCTCGCCGCGATCCTGGGGCTGGGCACCTATGGCGTGATGGACGGCTTCATGAAGGCCGCCGCAATCGCCGCCGGGGCATATAGCGCGACCTTTTTCCGCAACATGATAGGCGCGGGAATCATGGCCGGGCCGTGGTTGTGGCGGGCGCGTTCGCTGCCCGGCCCTGACGCCTTGCGCATCCACGCCCTGCGCGGCGCGGTTACGGGCGTCATGGCCGTGCTGTTCTTCTATGGACTGGCGCGCACGCCGATGGCCGAAGCGATGGGCCTGACATTCACCGCCCCGCTGGTCGCGCTCTATCTTGCCGCCGCGCTGCTGCACGAACCCGTGGGCGGCCGCGCGATCGCAGGCTCACTGCTTGCGCTCGGAGGCGTGGGCGTGATCGCGCAGGGCAAGTTCACCGGCGCCTATGACGCGGAAAGCGTGAAGGGGCTGGGCGCGATACTGGTTTCGTCGATGCTCTATGCGGTCAACCTCGTGCTCCAGCGCAAGCAGGCACAACTGGCCGCACCGCAGGAAATCGCGTTTTTCCAGGCGCTGTTCGTCACCGCATTCCTGGGCCTTGGCGCGCCGCTGCTTGCCCATGTCCCGTCTTCCGAAACTTGGGGCTATATTGTCGCGGGCGCGGCGCTGGCGGGCATTTCGCAACTTTTGCTCAGCTGGGCCTATGCCCGCGCAGAGGCGCAAGTGCTGGTGCCGATGGAATATACCGCCTTCGTCTGGGCCGCGCTGGTCGGCTGGATCGGATTCGCAGAACCGCTGACATGGCGCACGCTGGCCGGGGTGGCGCTGATCGTGGCGGGCTGTCTCCATGCCGCGCGAAAGGTGCGCGTTCCGGCCTGA
- the acnA gene encoding aconitate hydratase AcnA, whose translation MTQVGQDTLGTRSTMTVGGKTYAYYSLKKAAEKLGDVSRLPFSMKVLLENLLRFEDGGFTVSADDIQAIADWQKDPKSSREIQYRPARVLMQDFTGVPCVVDLAAMRDAIRALGGETAKINPQVPVHLVIDHSVMVDEFGTPKAFEHNVELEYQRNAERYDFLKWGSKSLDNFKAVPPGTGICHQVNLEHIGRGVWSSKDADGNEVAYPDTCVGTDSHTTMINGLGVLGWGVGGIEAEAAMLGQPVSMLIPEVVGFKLTGKLAEGVTATDLVLTCTQMLRAKGVVGKFVEYFGDGLATLSLADRATLANMAPEYGATCGFFGIDDKTLDYMRLTGRDEGQIALVEAYAKEQGFWHDASHPDPVFTDTLELDMGTVVPSLAGPKRPQDKVVLTEVDDSFNGDLEKVYKKKATRVAVEGRDHDIGDGDVVIAAITSCTNTSNPGVLIAAGLVAQKADEKGMKPKPWVKTSLAPGSQVVTDYLTKSGLQEHLDNIGFNLVGYGCTTCIGNSGPLAEPISKAINGNDIVAASVLSGNRNFEGRVSPDVRANFLASPPLVVAYALKGTVTEDFTTTPIGQDKDGNDVMLADIWPSNEEVAHVMAGAVTRDMFQARYADVYKGDEHWQAINVTGSETYQWRSGSTYVANPPYFEGMEMTPAPVGDIVAAKPLLVLGDSVTTDHISPAGSIKADSPAGKWLMDRQVAPADFNSYGSRRGHHEVMMRGTFANIRIRNEMVPGTEGGFSRFDGETMPVYDVAMKYKEQGTPLVVVAGKEYGTGSSRDWAAKGTNLLGVRAVIVESFERIHRSNLVGMGVLPLQFKDGDTRQSLGLTGDDAFTIKGVASLQPRQDVEVEVTRPDGSTFTFTALCRIDTANELEYFMNGGILQYVLRKLAA comes from the coding sequence ATGACCCAGGTCGGACAGGACACTCTCGGCACCCGCAGCACGATGACCGTCGGCGGCAAGACCTATGCGTATTACTCGCTCAAGAAGGCGGCGGAGAAGCTGGGCGACGTTTCGCGCCTACCCTTCTCCATGAAAGTGCTGCTGGAAAACCTGCTGCGCTTCGAGGACGGCGGCTTCACCGTTTCGGCCGACGACATCCAGGCGATTGCCGACTGGCAGAAAGACCCCAAGTCCAGCCGCGAGATCCAGTATCGTCCCGCGCGCGTGCTGATGCAGGACTTCACCGGCGTGCCCTGCGTGGTTGACCTTGCCGCAATGCGCGACGCGATCAGGGCGCTGGGCGGCGAAACCGCGAAGATCAATCCGCAGGTTCCCGTGCACCTTGTGATCGACCACTCCGTGATGGTGGACGAGTTCGGCACGCCCAAGGCTTTTGAGCACAACGTGGAGCTGGAATACCAGCGCAACGCCGAACGCTATGACTTCCTGAAGTGGGGATCGAAGAGCCTCGACAACTTCAAGGCCGTGCCTCCGGGCACCGGCATCTGCCACCAGGTGAACCTTGAACACATCGGCCGCGGCGTGTGGTCCAGCAAGGATGCCGACGGCAACGAGGTCGCCTATCCCGACACCTGCGTGGGCACCGACAGCCACACCACGATGATCAACGGCCTGGGCGTTCTGGGCTGGGGCGTTGGCGGAATCGAGGCGGAAGCCGCGATGCTGGGCCAGCCGGTCTCGATGCTGATCCCCGAAGTCGTGGGCTTCAAGCTGACCGGCAAGCTGGCCGAAGGCGTGACCGCGACCGACCTTGTGCTCACCTGCACGCAGATGTTGCGCGCCAAGGGCGTGGTGGGCAAGTTCGTCGAATACTTCGGTGACGGCCTTGCCACCCTTTCGCTGGCCGACCGCGCGACGCTGGCCAACATGGCGCCCGAATACGGCGCGACCTGCGGCTTCTTCGGCATCGACGACAAGACGCTGGATTACATGCGCCTGACCGGCCGCGACGAAGGCCAGATCGCGCTGGTCGAAGCCTATGCGAAGGAACAGGGCTTCTGGCACGACGCATCGCACCCCGATCCGGTGTTCACCGACACGCTGGAACTGGACATGGGCACGGTCGTCCCCTCGCTCGCCGGTCCCAAGCGCCCGCAGGACAAGGTCGTGCTGACCGAAGTGGACGACAGCTTCAACGGCGATCTTGAAAAGGTCTACAAGAAGAAGGCCACGCGCGTTGCGGTGGAAGGCCGCGACCACGACATCGGCGATGGCGACGTGGTGATCGCCGCGATCACGAGCTGCACCAACACGTCCAACCCCGGCGTGCTGATCGCAGCCGGTCTTGTCGCCCAGAAGGCCGACGAAAAGGGCATGAAGCCCAAGCCCTGGGTGAAGACCAGCCTCGCCCCCGGATCGCAGGTGGTTACCGACTACCTGACCAAGTCGGGCCTGCAGGAGCATCTCGACAACATCGGGTTCAACCTTGTCGGCTATGGCTGCACCACCTGCATCGGCAACTCCGGCCCGCTGGCCGAACCGATCAGCAAGGCGATCAACGGCAACGACATCGTCGCCGCCAGCGTCCTTTCGGGCAACCGCAACTTCGAAGGACGCGTTTCGCCCGACGTGCGCGCGAACTTCCTCGCTTCGCCGCCGCTGGTCGTCGCCTATGCGCTGAAGGGCACGGTCACCGAAGACTTCACCACCACCCCGATCGGGCAGGACAAGGACGGCAACGACGTGATGCTGGCCGACATCTGGCCTTCGAACGAGGAAGTGGCCCACGTGATGGCCGGCGCGGTGACGCGCGACATGTTCCAGGCCCGCTATGCCGACGTCTACAAGGGTGACGAGCACTGGCAGGCGATCAACGTGACGGGTTCGGAAACCTATCAGTGGCGCTCTGGCTCCACCTATGTCGCCAACCCGCCCTACTTCGAGGGCATGGAGATGACCCCGGCGCCGGTGGGCGACATCGTCGCCGCCAAGCCGCTGCTGGTGCTGGGCGATTCGGTCACCACCGATCACATCAGCCCGGCCGGTTCGATCAAGGCCGATTCCCCCGCGGGCAAGTGGCTGATGGACCGCCAGGTCGCGCCTGCGGACTTCAACTCCTACGGCTCGCGCCGTGGCCACCACGAAGTGATGATGCGCGGCACTTTCGCCAACATCCGCATCCGCAACGAGATGGTGCCCGGCACCGAAGGCGGCTTCTCGCGCTTCGATGGCGAGACCATGCCGGTCTACGACGTGGCGATGAAGTACAAGGAGCAGGGCACGCCGCTGGTGGTCGTGGCCGGCAAGGAATACGGCACCGGCTCCAGCCGTGACTGGGCGGCCAAGGGCACCAACCTGCTGGGCGTTCGCGCCGTGATCGTGGAAAGCTTCGAGCGCATCCACCGTTCGAACCTGGTCGGCATGGGCGTGCTTCCGTTGCAGTTCAAGGACGGCGATACGCGCCAGTCGCTGGGCCTGACCGGTGACGACGCCTTCACGATCAAGGGCGTTGCCAGCCTGCAGCCGCGCCAGGATGTGGAAGTGGAAGTGACCCGTCCGGACGGTTCGACCTTCACCTTCACCGCGCTGTGCCGCATCGATACCGCCAACGAACTGGAATACTTCATGAACGGCGGCATCCTGCAATACGTGCTGCGCAAGCTGGCAGCCTGA